The Palleronia sp. THAF1 genome window below encodes:
- a CDS encoding efflux RND transporter periplasmic adaptor subunit, translated as MADEITGDATHEGDGGWPWWIFGILGLIVLGPGVGAYFFLTSGGEAEAAEPPPPPLVTAAKVERADRVYIRQTGFVRPLAEVTVAAQIAGRIETVADSFQRGQMVDAGTVLITLETQRLEASVSRAEAQVAQAQAALAAAELDRDRQSQLEDDNFASEAALQDAIVAVANQQAQLASAQADLIDAQNQLEDATIEAPFDALVTAAGADVGDLATAGMELGTLVARAAVEVELGLTPRDIALLGTPELALGGRVLLRGTGQAAVGDTDRPVIAIGVVDAIGPEISENTRTVPLLVQVPDPFSMERDGRPLRVGELVELELPIDVSRRTALRLPAQALKGDNRIWEVRDGALVGHEVTVLTRQDDSVVVEAADLSSDALVLTSEIAAAVDGTEVRLERNRDDSGENGEN; from the coding sequence ATGGCCGATGAGATTACCGGCGATGCGACCCACGAAGGTGATGGCGGCTGGCCGTGGTGGATCTTCGGCATCCTTGGCCTGATCGTGCTGGGGCCGGGCGTCGGGGCCTACTTTTTCCTGACCTCTGGGGGAGAGGCCGAAGCTGCCGAACCGCCACCGCCGCCCCTTGTCACCGCCGCCAAAGTCGAACGCGCGGATCGAGTGTATATCCGGCAAACGGGCTTCGTGCGTCCGCTGGCCGAAGTGACGGTCGCGGCGCAGATTGCAGGCCGCATCGAAACGGTCGCCGACAGCTTTCAGCGTGGACAGATGGTCGACGCCGGCACCGTGCTGATCACACTTGAAACGCAGCGTCTTGAAGCCTCTGTCAGCCGAGCGGAGGCGCAGGTTGCGCAGGCGCAAGCCGCCCTTGCGGCAGCCGAACTGGATCGCGACCGTCAATCGCAGTTGGAAGACGACAACTTCGCCTCAGAAGCCGCTCTGCAAGATGCCATCGTCGCCGTTGCCAATCAGCAGGCCCAACTGGCCAGCGCGCAGGCCGACCTTATCGATGCGCAGAACCAGTTGGAGGACGCCACCATAGAAGCCCCCTTCGATGCGCTGGTGACCGCAGCCGGGGCCGACGTCGGCGATCTGGCGACTGCGGGAATGGAGCTGGGCACCTTGGTCGCTCGTGCCGCCGTTGAGGTCGAACTGGGACTGACGCCGCGCGACATAGCTCTGCTGGGCACGCCCGAACTGGCCCTGGGTGGCCGCGTTCTTCTGCGCGGCACCGGGCAGGCGGCGGTGGGCGATACGGACCGCCCGGTGATCGCCATCGGCGTGGTCGACGCTATCGGCCCCGAAATCTCGGAGAATACCCGCACCGTGCCGTTGCTGGTGCAGGTGCCCGACCCGTTCAGCATGGAGCGCGACGGCCGTCCCTTGCGCGTGGGCGAACTGGTCGAATTGGAGTTGCCCATCGACGTATCGCGCCGCACCGCGCTGCGGCTTCCGGCACAGGCGTTGAAAGGCGATAACCGCATCTGGGAAGTCCGCGACGGAGCCTTGGTCGGCCACGAGGTGACTGTCTTGACCCGGCAGGACGACAGCGTCGTCGTCGAAGCGGCAGACCTGTCCTCTGATGCGCTAGTGCTGACGTCGGAAATCGCAGCCGCCGTCGACGGCACGGAAGTGCGGCTGGAGCGCAACCGCGACGATTCCGGCGAAAACGGGGAAAACTAG
- a CDS encoding fasciclin domain-containing protein, with the protein MIIVPRSFKLALAVVSFAITLAAPATAQGVMETLDARFPAFADVVRQAGLDRDAELAGMVLAPTDAAVAAFDPNLDDAPDALDAVVQLHLIPGRPLDAASLPRELTAQNGATITVAAGGGVTFTGPSGTTAQLVVPNLDGGLATIHGIDAVLRPDDLDALLAQGTDGTEATPAVEERPDTPDIPEDPTEVAEQIDDDQVRVAGTEPSEATEQTSPQSTSDAENADTAVEDILETDSGPSPVDEAAIEAPPEAEEAQPGPPRGASLDPTPTTPPGRIISLPPRTVSGGMDIDLSDMQTDDSLNLATLPGRPVRSADGTDLGRAITILLTLGDPLTGRLIYRTPDGATRSAALDRVSDAGDGAALIVREGTDDGR; encoded by the coding sequence ATGATCATCGTGCCCCGATCCTTCAAACTTGCGTTGGCCGTCGTTTCGTTCGCGATAACGCTTGCAGCACCGGCCACGGCGCAGGGTGTCATGGAAACGCTCGACGCGCGCTTCCCGGCTTTCGCCGACGTGGTGCGGCAAGCCGGTCTGGACCGCGATGCAGAACTGGCAGGCATGGTCCTGGCCCCGACCGATGCCGCTGTCGCAGCATTCGACCCGAACCTTGATGACGCACCGGACGCTTTGGATGCCGTCGTCCAGTTGCACCTGATCCCCGGCCGCCCGCTCGACGCGGCGTCCCTGCCCCGCGAGCTGACCGCCCAGAACGGCGCGACGATCACGGTCGCGGCGGGCGGTGGCGTCACGTTCACCGGCCCCTCCGGAACCACGGCGCAGCTGGTGGTGCCGAACCTTGATGGCGGGCTGGCCACCATCCACGGCATCGACGCCGTCCTTCGGCCCGACGATCTGGACGCGCTGCTGGCACAGGGAACGGACGGCACCGAGGCGACACCGGCGGTGGAAGAGCGCCCGGACACGCCGGACATCCCTGAAGACCCGACCGAGGTCGCGGAGCAGATAGACGACGATCAGGTCAGGGTCGCGGGAACTGAGCCGTCGGAGGCCACTGAGCAAACCAGCCCTCAATCGACCTCTGACGCCGAAAACGCCGACACCGCGGTCGAAGATATCTTGGAAACAGACAGCGGCCCCTCCCCGGTGGACGAAGCCGCAATCGAAGCACCGCCCGAAGCGGAAGAGGCCCAGCCCGGCCCGCCGCGTGGCGCGTCGCTGGACCCGACGCCCACAACACCGCCGGGCCGGATCATATCGCTGCCGCCGCGTACAGTTTCCGGCGGGATGGATATCGATCTGAGTGACATGCAGACCGACGATAGCCTGAACCTTGCGACGCTGCCCGGTCGCCCCGTCCGCTCTGCCGACGGCACCGACCTTGGCCGCGCGATAACGATTTTGCTGACACTCGGGGATCCCCTGACCGGGCGGCTGATCTACCGCACGCCTGATGGCGCGACACGCAGCGCAGCGTTGGACCGGGTGTCCGACGCGGGCGATGGGGCCGCGCTGATCGTTCGGGAAGGAACTGACGATGGCCGATGA
- a CDS encoding monovalent cation/H+ antiporter subunit A, with product MSLILIVLVPFLGALLPALMSRAGRGTCALTTLGVTLTALVGLISQAPTVLGGETVMARVDWLPDLGLNLSLMLDPLGLFFATLILGIGCLVIIYARYYLSRNDDMGEFFTYLLLFQGAMVGIVLSDNVLVLLIFWELTSLSSFLLIGYWKHTADGRQGARMALTVTGMGGLALIGGMLLLGRIVGSYDLSVILENREAIQASPLYVPALLLILLGCFTKSAQFPFHFWLPHAMAAPTPVSAYLHSATMVKAGIFLVARLWPVLSGTEIYFWLVAGAGLITMVIGAVVAVFKDDLKALLAFSTISHLGLIMFLLGTGTSFGAVAAVFHIFNHATFKAALFMVAGIVDHGAHTRDIKRLGGLRVLMPVTFVIAAVASLSMAGIPLFNGFVSKEMMLEEAAHTQIFDIYYLVLGIATFGALFSAAYSFRFLGHTFLGPKRDDYPDHPHDPSVGMWGPPAFLCIFVLLVGILPWVAEPGVFFVSEAVLGSAGAIPEDLHLKLWHGLTPALYASIIAVGGGLLLVLLFTPFEKLWSVLPVPFAKSIFDRIIAAFVALARGISDPLHDGAFTRFAAIFAVAVLALAGHGWLTGTVAPAARAPLPIGPVAAAGWLMLVAAALGLVFFHRNRLFALILMGIVGLMVSVGFALFSAPDLAMTQISVEVVTIILLLLALNFLPKDTPVESSMFRRLRDGGIAIIGGLLTAGLSYHLMLGDFVEQSISQYHLDNSYKGGGGTNVVNVILVDFRGFDTFGEIIVLGIAAVVIFALTQALLGQVRGKLLHRASDMPLAGDMHPLMMVVLTRVMMPVVLVVGVFIFLRGHNLPGGGFIAGLVVAIAVLMQYMASGFYWAAERQRYPYHGIIGAGVLVAGLTGIGAWFTGHPFLTSSFTYLTIPPLHEFEVASAIGFDLGVFLAVLGAVMLSLESFARLARRRDQKDSEHAMDIDPSRDEQEEEDS from the coding sequence ATGTCGCTGATCCTGATCGTGCTTGTCCCTTTCCTGGGCGCTTTGCTTCCCGCTTTGATGTCGCGGGCGGGGCGCGGCACCTGTGCGTTGACGACACTGGGCGTCACTCTCACGGCGTTGGTCGGTCTGATCAGTCAGGCGCCAACGGTGCTGGGTGGCGAGACGGTGATGGCGCGCGTGGACTGGTTGCCCGATCTGGGGCTGAACCTGTCGCTGATGCTGGATCCGCTGGGCCTGTTCTTTGCGACGTTGATCCTGGGGATCGGCTGCCTCGTCATCATCTACGCGCGCTACTACCTGTCGCGAAACGACGATATGGGAGAATTCTTCACCTACCTGCTGCTGTTTCAAGGCGCGATGGTAGGTATCGTGCTGTCGGACAACGTATTGGTTTTGTTGATCTTCTGGGAGCTGACGTCCCTGTCGTCGTTCCTGCTGATCGGCTACTGGAAGCACACCGCCGACGGGCGACAGGGCGCGCGGATGGCACTGACCGTGACCGGCATGGGCGGTCTGGCCCTGATCGGCGGAATGCTTCTGCTGGGCCGCATCGTGGGCAGTTATGATCTGTCGGTCATCCTGGAGAACCGAGAGGCGATCCAGGCCTCGCCGCTCTACGTGCCCGCGCTGTTGCTGATCCTGCTGGGCTGCTTCACGAAATCCGCGCAGTTCCCGTTCCACTTCTGGCTGCCGCACGCTATGGCCGCACCCACGCCGGTGTCGGCCTATCTGCACTCTGCCACCATGGTGAAGGCGGGCATCTTTCTTGTCGCGCGATTGTGGCCCGTGCTGTCGGGAACCGAGATTTACTTCTGGCTGGTCGCAGGCGCGGGCCTGATCACGATGGTGATCGGCGCGGTTGTCGCGGTGTTCAAGGATGACCTGAAGGCGCTGTTGGCGTTTTCCACGATTAGCCACCTTGGCCTGATCATGTTCCTTCTGGGGACCGGCACGTCTTTCGGAGCCGTTGCCGCCGTCTTCCACATCTTCAACCACGCGACGTTCAAGGCGGCGCTGTTCATGGTCGCGGGGATCGTCGATCACGGGGCACATACGCGTGACATCAAGCGGTTGGGCGGATTGCGGGTGTTGATGCCTGTCACTTTCGTGATCGCCGCGGTCGCGTCCCTGTCGATGGCGGGGATCCCGCTGTTCAACGGCTTCGTCTCGAAAGAGATGATGCTGGAAGAGGCGGCGCATACCCAGATCTTCGATATCTACTATCTGGTCCTTGGCATAGCGACCTTCGGCGCGCTTTTCTCGGCCGCCTATTCGTTCCGCTTTTTGGGCCACACCTTCCTTGGACCCAAGCGCGACGATTATCCCGACCATCCCCATGACCCAAGCGTTGGAATGTGGGGCCCGCCCGCGTTCCTGTGCATCTTCGTTCTGCTGGTCGGTATCCTGCCGTGGGTGGCCGAACCCGGCGTGTTCTTCGTGTCCGAGGCCGTGCTGGGCAGCGCGGGTGCGATCCCCGAAGACCTGCACCTGAAGCTGTGGCACGGTCTGACGCCAGCGCTTTACGCCTCGATCATCGCGGTCGGCGGGGGCCTGCTGCTTGTTTTGCTGTTCACACCGTTCGAGAAGCTGTGGAGCGTCCTGCCGGTGCCTTTCGCCAAGTCGATCTTCGACCGGATCATCGCCGCTTTCGTGGCGCTGGCGCGGGGCATCTCTGATCCGCTGCACGACGGCGCGTTCACGCGCTTCGCTGCGATCTTCGCCGTCGCCGTGCTGGCGCTTGCGGGGCATGGCTGGCTGACCGGGACCGTGGCTCCCGCCGCGCGAGCACCACTTCCCATCGGACCGGTGGCTGCTGCGGGCTGGTTGATGCTGGTCGCGGCCGCCTTGGGACTGGTCTTCTTCCATCGCAATCGGTTGTTCGCCCTGATTCTGATGGGGATCGTCGGGTTAATGGTGTCGGTGGGCTTCGCCCTGTTCTCTGCGCCTGACCTTGCGATGACGCAGATCTCTGTCGAGGTCGTGACGATCATCCTGCTGCTTCTGGCGCTGAACTTCCTGCCCAAGGATACGCCCGTCGAATCGAGCATGTTCCGCCGTCTACGCGACGGTGGTATCGCGATTATCGGCGGTCTGCTGACGGCTGGGCTGAGCTATCACTTGATGCTGGGTGATTTCGTCGAGCAGTCGATCAGCCAGTATCATCTGGACAACAGTTACAAGGGCGGCGGTGGCACGAACGTCGTCAACGTGATCCTCGTGGATTTCCGGGGCTTCGATACCTTCGGAGAGATCATCGTGCTGGGCATTGCCGCCGTGGTCATCTTCGCGCTGACGCAGGCGCTTCTGGGGCAGGTGCGCGGCAAGCTGCTGCACCGCGCGTCGGACATGCCGCTGGCCGGCGACATGCATCCGCTGATGATGGTGGTACTGACGCGGGTGATGATGCCGGTGGTGCTGGTCGTCGGCGTGTTTATCTTTCTGCGCGGTCACAACCTGCCGGGCGGTGGCTTCATCGCCGGACTGGTCGTCGCCATCGCGGTGTTGATGCAATACATGGCTTCGGGCTTCTACTGGGCCGCCGAACGTCAACGGTATCCCTACCACGGCATTATCGGCGCGGGCGTTCTGGTGGCGGGTCTGACCGGGATCGGCGCGTGGTTCACGGGCCATCCGTTCCTGACGTCGTCCTTCACCTACCTGACGATCCCGCCCCTGCATGAGTTCGAGGTCGCCAGCGCCATCGGCTTCGATCTGGGCGTGTTCCTCGCGGTACTGGGTGCGGTGATGCTGAGCCTAGAAAGCTTCGCCCGCCTTGCCCGACGAAGAGACCAGAAAGACAGCGAGCACGCGATGGACATCGACCCAAGTCGAGACGAACAGGAAGAGGAGGACAGCTGA
- a CDS encoding Na+/H+ antiporter subunit C: MELLVASAIGVLTTSGLYLTMRLRTFPVILGISLLTYAVNVFLFASGRLVLNQPPILQDGVTQYTDPLPQALVLTAIVISFGMTAVLVVVAMGAYLHAEDDHVNSPADPDREPAE; the protein is encoded by the coding sequence ATGGAACTGCTCGTCGCGTCCGCCATCGGGGTCCTGACCACATCGGGCCTGTATCTGACCATGCGCCTGCGCACCTTCCCGGTGATCCTTGGCATCTCTTTGCTGACCTACGCGGTGAACGTGTTTCTGTTCGCCAGCGGACGGTTGGTGTTGAACCAGCCGCCGATCCTGCAGGACGGCGTGACGCAATACACCGACCCGCTGCCACAGGCGCTGGTTCTGACGGCCATCGTGATTTCCTTTGGGATGACCGCTGTTCTGGTGGTCGTGGCGATGGGCGCCTATTTGCATGCAGAGGATGACCACGTGAACTCCCCAGCCGACCCGGACCGGGAGCCTGCGGAATGA